The DNA window GTCTATGTCTGATCCGCTGTTGTCCGACAGGATTCGGATTGCCGTTGTCGGTGTTGGCTATCTGGGGCGTTTCCATGCGCTGATCTATTCGCGTCTGTCAGGAGTCGATCTGGTCGGCGTGTTCGACACTGATCGCGCGCGCGCGCGATCGGTCGCGGCGGAAGCCGGTTGCGCGAGCGTTGAGCGCATCGAGGATTTGTTCGGTAGGGTCGATGCCGTCAGCGTCGTGGTTCCGACCACGGCGCATCTGGACGCCGCCGCACCCTTTCTGTCACGGGGGATTCATGTCCTGCTCGAAAAACCGATCGCTCCGACGCTGGCCGATGGCGCCGAGATCGTGCGTCTGGCCGGGGCGCATGGCGCAACGCTTCAGATCGGCCATGTCGAGCGGTTCAACGCGGGCGTCATGGCGCTCGCCCAACGGATCCGTTCGCCGCTGTATATCGAGGCCCAACGCATGGGCGGCTTCGTGGAGCGGGCGACGGATGTGGATGTCGTCTCCGATCTGATGATCCATGACATCGACATCATTCTGTCGCTCGTGGACGCGGAAATCGGGAGCATCTCCGCGGTCGGCGCGTCGGTCCTAACCGAGCATGTG is part of the Thiocystis violascens DSM 198 genome and encodes:
- a CDS encoding Gfo/Idh/MocA family protein, with product MSDPLLSDRIRIAVVGVGYLGRFHALIYSRLSGVDLVGVFDTDRARARSVAAEAGCASVERIEDLFGRVDAVSVVVPTTAHLDAAAPFLSRGIHVLLEKPIAPTLADGAEIVRLAGAHGATLQIGHVERFNAGVMALAQRIRSPLYIEAQRMGGFVERATDVDVVSDLMIHDIDIILSLVDAEIGSISAVGASVLTEHVDIANARLEFANGTVANVVASRVSEKTTRRIRVFQPRRYLSLDFVEQTIDIAEPRPVDGAIRPEIARQRIQVEPIKPLDLELAEFVRCIREGQPPLVDGRIGLKALEVALEVRARIAQSSETAGREAGR